The proteins below come from a single Candidatus Hydrogenedens sp. genomic window:
- a CDS encoding radical SAM protein encodes MNVLLVSLQKNFSIISLKLLHEILRREGFNSNILYVQGFPEDSKSLDSLKGYIKDFSPSWVGISLTSSEYKYAKNFTLFLKKNFDFPVIWGGVEPTVTPEHGLPYADYVCIGEGEKAVLDISNAIKNGGKLETINNLAYKDGNDIHINPLNPLLESMDELPHIPRVSKNSFFLHKGKVVELTHELVRKNSVLHASIYRVINSRGCPMRCTFCVNSFYYDLYPKYHFRTASPEHIIEGIVRGIQEPLPVAVISFLDENFFARKKEDLDKFFKLYKERVNIPYIIYSSPNLITDENLEKAMDTGLRGIQIGLQSGSEKVCKEIYKRPISVKKFLDSVERVKKYGLIPNIDVICDNPYETLEDDLATINVLCKIPKPYFFYLLSLTFFEGIPLRKRVEKEKPEILNDPHEKDILITKPSVVNKLKHLAGIFPSRIVLSLSKWYKKNPESKTLKLLVGICFWFALIFVQPFIFLWILFLFSKKSIKQMLKYLYYFVDFRIFKTFNFWRTSKDTAQT; translated from the coding sequence ATGAATGTTTTATTAGTATCTCTTCAGAAAAATTTCAGTATTATAAGTTTAAAACTATTACATGAAATTCTCCGTAGGGAGGGCTTTAATTCTAATATTTTGTATGTACAAGGATTTCCCGAGGATTCTAAAAGTCTTGATTCATTAAAAGGATATATAAAAGACTTTTCACCCAGTTGGGTAGGAATAAGTTTAACTTCATCAGAATATAAATATGCCAAAAATTTTACCTTATTTCTGAAGAAAAATTTTGATTTCCCCGTAATATGGGGAGGAGTTGAACCTACGGTAACACCAGAACATGGCTTGCCTTATGCTGATTATGTTTGCATAGGAGAGGGTGAAAAAGCGGTGTTAGATATTTCTAACGCAATTAAGAATGGTGGAAAATTAGAAACGATAAATAATCTGGCATATAAGGATGGAAATGACATTCATATTAATCCATTAAATCCTCTTTTAGAGTCTATGGATGAATTACCTCATATCCCTCGTGTCTCTAAAAACTCCTTTTTCTTACATAAAGGAAAAGTAGTGGAACTTACTCATGAGTTAGTGCGAAAAAACAGTGTGCTTCATGCCAGCATATATAGAGTAATAAATTCACGCGGGTGTCCCATGCGTTGCACCTTTTGTGTGAATTCTTTCTATTACGATTTATACCCCAAATATCATTTTCGAACTGCATCGCCTGAACATATTATCGAAGGAATAGTGCGAGGGATACAGGAACCCTTACCAGTAGCGGTGATTTCTTTTTTAGATGAAAACTTTTTTGCACGAAAAAAAGAAGATTTGGATAAGTTTTTTAAATTATATAAAGAACGAGTGAACATTCCTTACATTATTTATTCTTCTCCTAATCTTATTACCGACGAAAATTTAGAAAAAGCAATGGATACAGGCTTGAGAGGAATACAAATCGGTTTGCAAAGTGGAAGTGAAAAAGTCTGTAAAGAGATATATAAAAGACCTATTTCTGTAAAGAAATTTTTAGATAGTGTTGAACGGGTTAAGAAATATGGCTTAATACCCAATATTGATGTTATTTGTGATAATCCTTATGAAACATTAGAAGATGATTTGGCAACGATTAATGTTTTATGTAAAATCCCGAAGCCTTACTTTTTCTATCTCCTTTCGTTGACCTTTTTTGAAGGGATACCGCTTCGCAAACGAGTGGAAAAAGAGAAGCCCGAAATATTAAACGACCCTCATGAAAAAGATATCTTAATTACAAAACCCAGTGTAGTAAATAAGTTAAAACATTTGGCTGGAATCTTCCCCTCCCGAATTGTCTTATCCCTTAGTAAGTGGTATAAGAAAAATCCAGAATCTAAAACATTAAAACTTCTTGTTGGAATATGTTTCTGGTTTGCTTTAATTTTTGTTCAACCCTTTATATTTCTCTGGATATTGTTTTTATTTAGCAAAAAGTCAATAAAGCAAATGTTGAAATATCTCTATTACTTTGTTGACTTTCGTATTTTCAAAACATTCAATTTCTGGAGAACTTCAAAAGATACAGCCCAAACTTAA